One window of Pocillopora verrucosa isolate sample1 chromosome 9, ASM3666991v2, whole genome shotgun sequence genomic DNA carries:
- the LOC131775604 gene encoding F-box/LRR-repeat protein 2-like, whose product MDFLPEIVILKVFSFLPVGDLGKAARVCSYWRRLAYDHSLWKAVNLKRQAAKLDEDTLHMLIRTRFSHSLSILHLGGCKISLELLSELNRKCKSLKYLIFSRGSKLRPPSPPPKYTEVTYEFPSQLELVELRPIKGDFAFLGRIIRHFCEVKYLGIGNNSSKGAVPSLFTKMQRLVILDCTNCDTITDEVIGKVAECCPLLESFCLNGCKYVYGRTFCTLFRSCSRLTTLLLRYTPVRDDCFVISDWKFVPVEELDISACSNITQIGLISLVTNVKTLRYLNLSYCGVGRAVTDAVLLQIARQETGTNLEMLDVRWSLTLTPEALYILSRACPKLKCLGVYQSSSINPSAMAEVLRMLPRLEVLEYGAFGKASISESMFFPNLIRYCEFLEAVSLINFASMDSVADAVLMNALVDNCRCLKRINLCEPDPTLLDLVQELPPSSKAKVTQRWQCVLPPPNHTLDAIIAKLKYSPPHPPSI is encoded by the coding sequence ATGGATTTTTTGCCAGAAATAgtcattttaaaagttttttcttttcttcctgttgGGGATCTGGGGAAAGCTGCTAGAGTCTGCAGTTATTGGCGCCGGCTAGCGTACGATCATTCTCTTTGGAAGGCTGTTAACTTGAAACGACAAGCTGCAAAACTCGACGAAGATACCTTGCACATGCTTATAAGGACAAGATTTTCTCATTCTCTCTCTATTCTTCACTTGGGTGGCTGTAAAATTTCGCTTGAGCTTCTCAGCGAGCTGAACAGGAAATgcaaaagtttgaaatatttaatattcAGCCGAGGATCAAAACTACGACCGCCAAGTCCACCTCCGAAATACACCGAAGTCACCTATGAATTTCCTTCTCAACTGGAATTGGTGGAGTTGAGGCCGATAAAAGGAGACTTTGCCTTCTTAGGGCGAATAATAAGACACTTTTGTGAGGTGAAATACCTAGGCATTGGAAACAATTCCTCGAAGGGCGCGGTCCCGTCTTTGTTCACCAAAATGCAAAGATTGGTTATACTTGACTGTACGAACTGCGACACAATTACAGACGAAGTTATCGGTAAAGTGGCCGAGTGCTGCCCTTTACTGGAATCATTTTgtttaaacggatgcaaatatGTCTATGGGCGAACATTTTGCACGCTTTTCCGATCGTGTTCTCGATTGACTACGCTGCTTCTTCGTTACACGCCGGTGCGTGACGATTGTTTCGTGATCAGCGACTGGAAGTTCGTCCCTGTGGAGGAATTAGATATTTCAGCGTGCTCTAACATAACACAGATAGGCCTCATTAGCCTGGTTACAAACGTGAAGACTTTGAGGTATCTCAACTTATCGTACTGCGGCGTCGGCCGAGCGGTAACAGACGCAGTTTTGTTACAGATTGCGCGACAAGAAACAGGAACAAACTTAGAAATGTTAGATGTAAGATGGAGTCTTACATTGACGCCTGAGGCTTTATACATTTTATCCCGAGCCTGCCCTAAACTGAAATGCTTAGGGGTGTATCAATCTTCAAGCATCAATCCATCGGCCATGGCAGAAGTTTTAAGGATGCTTCCTAGACTAGAGGTTCTGGAATACGGCGCTTTCGGCAAAGCTAGTATTTCCGAGAGCATGTTCTTTCCAAACCTTATAAGATATTGTGAATTCCTCGAGGCTGTGTCGCTTATAAACTTTGCCTCGATGGATTCCGTCGCGGACGCTGTGCTAATGAACGCACTGGTCGACAACTGTCGTTGTTTGAAACGTATAAACCTTTGTGAGCCGGATCCTACTTTACTGGATCTGGTACAAGAATTACCCCCCTCTTCTAAAGCCAAGGTGACTCAAAGATGGCAATGCGTTCTACCTCCGCCCAACCACACCCTAGATGCGATTATTGCCAAATTGAAATACAGCCCACCTCATCCGCCCTCAATTTAG
- the LOC131775606 gene encoding uncharacterized protein, which yields MEKKISSIECRKKSGIAWTAIRSDQLRGIFLEIFTPEDSNIAACIKSLIRSCCKFSCCMCCQNCFFCWRGLFFRDEFLLENFYEEITPQEWNSLEKEASKIKGEVTEKIVLVKTNASPSIPEEVATSSAQETPSSSQSLTDCGACDFNEDLDTTENKSTKTPLNTKYVRSYTEPWFVTEMWKNPGKTRTKMKSFKEIFRKKKYSRFLDEQIDEDSSADELSQVKSKVKLRTKILTRRSQRRSREREPPEVSLSRSLSPSSMFNDYQGHIETSISFAAHVRRQGPGFSASCTQTLRTSDFMSISDLFESEVQSNVTVNPLFEDDDSEDEEYVKRARPRRYRLYTIDEESESFDSN from the exons ATGGAGAAAAAGATATcatcaattgagtgtcgaaagaaaTCCGGAATTGCTTGG ACAGCGATTCGAAGCGATCAATTGAGAGGAATCttcttggaaatttttacaCCAGAAGATTCTAATATCGCTGCTTGTATAAAGAGTCTCATTAGAAGCTGTTGTAAATTCTCGTGCTGTATGTGCTGCcaaaactgtttcttttgttgGAGGGGATTGTTCTTTCGAGATGAATTTCTCTTGGAAAA CTTTTATGAGGAAATCACGCCTCAAGAGTGGAACTCACTGGAAAAAGAAGCAAGTAAAATAAAAG GCGAAGTGACAGAGAAAATTGTTCTGGTAAAGACAAATGCATCACCATCAATCCCAGAAGAGGTTGCGACCTCAAGCGCACAGGAGACACCCAGCTCCTCGCAGTCATTGACAGATTGTGGAGCCTGTGACTtcaatgaagatttagataCCACCGAAAATAAATCTACGAAAACCCCGTTAAACACCAAATATGTACGCTCTTACACTGAACCCTGGTTCGTGACAGAGATGTGGAAGAACCCGGGTAAAACTAGAACTaaaatgaaatcttttaaagaaatattccggaagaaaaaatattcacgCTTTTTAGATGAACAAATTGACGAAGATTCGTCGGCTGATGAACTTTCACAAGTTAAGTCAAAAGTCAAATTGCGAACCAAGATCCTAACACGACGAAGTCAACGCCGAAGCCGTGAAAGAGAGCCACCTGAAGTTTCATTATCGAGAAGCTTGTCACCTTCTTCCATGTTTAATGACTATCAAGGACATATTGAGACCAGTATCTCTTTTGCTGCGCATGTCAGGAGACAAGGTCCCGGATTTTCGGCCAGTTGTACTCAGACCCTGCGCACCAGTGATTTTATGTCGATCAGCGACTTATTTGAAAGCGAGGTACAGAGTAACGTGACGGTCAATCCGCTCTTCGAGGACGACGACAGTGAAGACGAAGAGTATGTCAAACGAGCAAGACCGAGGAGGTATCGATTGTATACCATCGACGAAGAATCGGAATCTTTCGACTCCAATTAA
- the LOC131775621 gene encoding serrate RNA effector molecule homolog has protein sequence MDRRQLLLVAVLSVTCCVYAQQGPHTVFAMVLGKGGQKMPEIKVNGVKMNLHNPVSQAPKEPGALVQGPPSDTTTFIVGSKASNNSNGKLPVMAEALVMPATKKPKTAEDKAMDDLKLTKEEKEKLFPCEDYKPYCKNYAQTGQCRDVYTQRYCRKSCDLCKVPYGVFIGCQDLDVCKKFAASACMVHWVRETCKSKCGTCGYERQGNAHITIGKKRHFSDTIKKQDKTTQKVEKIETKQIGSVKQLQKVLKKMTKKVKDAVKQVAAKVETLEKKNDKPVIAKPVIKPTQTRSDNDASEKNSDDDDINDDNDNADDEDATDQDVSGEGSSDDENEDDNDHDDNASGVANAEDKPEEPIRLDTDPRGEPVVAKMVHQPIKFNDAPLKAMHVKIVKSKKQAKKVEDAKPKVEVKKTAKKVSSDKVVKKAKKIDKVVKQDKPKIKTTKPKKLKN, from the exons ATGGACAGACGACAGCTCCTATTGGTTGCTGTGCTGTCAGTCACATGCTGTGTTTACGCCCAGCAGGGACCACACACAG tttttgccATGGTCCTTGGAAAAGGAGGCCAGAAAATGCCGG AAATCAAAGTCAATGGCGTCAAAATGAATTTGCACAATCCCGTGAGTCAAGCACCAAAAGAACCCGGGGCCCTCGTGCAAGGTCCTCCCTCAG ATACAACAACTTTCATTGTTGGAAGCAAGGCATCTAATAACAGCAACGGCAAGCTGCCTGTGATGGCAG AAGCTTTAGTAATGCCTGCAACAAAGAAGCCAAAGACAG CTGAAGATAAAGCTATGGATGATCTCAAATtaacaaaagaagagaaag agaAATTGTTCCCATGTGAAGACTACAAGCCTTACTGCAAGAATTACGCCCAGACCGGACAATGTAGAGATGTTTATACGCAGAGGTATTGCAGAAAAAGCTGTGATTTATGTAAAG TTCCTTATGGAGTGTTCATTGGCTGCCAAGACTTAGATGTTTGTAAGAAGTTTGCCGCATCTGCTTGCATGGTGCATTGGGTCAGGGAGACGTGTAAATCCAAATGTGGAACATGTGGTTATG aaCGACAAGGCAACGCCCACATCACCATTGGCAAAAAGAGACATTTCAGTGACACCATAAAGAAGCAAGATAAGACCACACAGAAGGTAGAGAAGATTGAGACGAAACAGATAGGCAGTGTGAAACAACTGCAAAAAGTCCTTAAGAAAATGACCAAGAAAGTTAAAGATGCTGTGAAGCAAGTGGCAGCGAAAGTCGAGACACTCGAGAAGAAGAACGACAAACCTGTTATTGCCAAGCCAGTGATCAAACCGACACAGACCCGAAGTGATAATGACGCCAGCGAGAAAAACAGTGACGATGATGACatcaatgatgataatgacaatgcTGATGATGAAGATGCTACT GACCAAGATGTGAGCGGGGAAGGAAGCTCTGATGACGAAAACGAAGATGATAATGATCATGACGACAATGCATCAGGCGTGGCCAACGCTGAGGACAAACCTGAAGAACCAATCAGACTTGACACAGATCCACGTGGTGAGCCCGTGGTCGCCAAGATGGTCCATCAGCCAATCAAATTCAACGACGCTCCTCTGAAAGCGATGCATGTTAAAATTGTCAAGAGCAAGAAACAAGCCAAGAAGGTGGAGGATGCAAAACCGAAAGTTGAGGTCAAGAAGACGGCGAAAAAAGTCAGCAGTGATAAAGTAGTGAAGAAggccaaaaaaattgataaagtaGTGAAGCAAGACAAGCCAAAGATTAAAACCACGAAACCGAAgaagctaaaaaattaa
- the LOC131775618 gene encoding pneumococcal serine-rich repeat protein isoform X1 has translation MKLTATRYGVKALFILFFCAVQHGLLEAKAIKKSKHAVHKSGSKKYNAPKGEFCVNHSYCSKYSDLDCASEWVQLNCPRMCRLCEYEGPELMKLPAVLYYKKGDKKHGISGSKHKNKHSAKHIDKRDDGDRRDVVFLRHPNDYSPTKQPDVVPTTSYKLFDYQSNYRKWLFLYPDEHPVHMQYVDEGKAADPYQQNTAQQTAPGAQDAAPAGQAAAPASAVATPAVGAAPVAAPAAGISPAAASTIASAAAPAAVPAAGTSAAAPTAGATPGVAPVAAQTPAPAVASAVPNAGAPAAPNPAVPQVGQAAAAVQQPAAPIAAQQPVAAQQPVANETIQVINQTVSLASNTTGFVPSVANVSQPNQTIMAGAFTAGNTTSNETIATGNITSLNQSQPWIEPLSQNSTLSQNTSLSENSSLSKNLTQSSALAQNQTSPQLQNTSSPNALAISALLKDKASTEETLESPNASPLSPFHLSEEEVTSQHKLHLVNSDKSSKMQGNFSPNAASVTLSGPGTLDLTSTGQSFTQDVTVDPQQADSENAADYPWTCCKKQPRPEGCKKCPDMPKAPPLTHIFGVYCNDLYKDCAYGYSNCNDTWWQINCPKRCNLCKTEDAQSRTEATQTKEIYPSEVNDLKENATLESDLVAPAPGVKPLVAKYTLRVKPKLLNGVPQTQEIRIMPPNKAGVEGYVKPLMVLKQNITKPMIENIEIDIPPKGAKFSSKPSVEVIEGDHTEMLQVSKGQAIVEDPVQKSQTEPEGSKPEKEATDVTASNQTESSPVTQEASNNATQDQTNSESQSPLDNQAATSADQADQVQATTTAQATAAAPEAATASTSTQTDATSAATTQPDTSAAQAAAYTSTQTCTDDGRCAPYTADRCADPWLRENCKSLCKLC, from the exons ATGAAGTTGACGGCGACAAGATATGGCGTAAAGGCACTGTTCATATTATTCTTTTGTGCTGTACAGCATGGACTCTTGGAGGCTAAAG CCATCAagaaatcaaaacatgccgTTCACAAAAGTGGAAGCAAGAAATACAATG cCCCAAAGGGTGAATTTTGTGTCAACCATTCCTACTGCTCCAAATACAGCGATCTTGATTGCGCTTCAGAATGGGTTCAGCTGAACTGCCCCAGAATGTGCAGACTCTGTGAATATGAAG GACCTGAATTAATGAAGCTTCCTGCCGTCTTGTATTACAAGAAAGGAGACAAAAAGCATGGAATAAGTGGATCGAAACACAAGAATAAACACTCTGCCAAACACATAGACAAACGAGATGATGGCGATAGACGCGATGTCGTTTTCCTTAGACATCCAAATGACTATTCACCAACCAAACAGCCCGACGTTGTCCCGACAACCAGCTACAAGCTTTTTGACTACCAGAGCAACTACAGGAAATGGTTATTTCTTTACCCGGACGAGCATCCTGTTCATATGCAGTACGTTGACGAGGGAAAAGCTGCCGACCCTTATCAGCAAAACACGGCTCAGCAGACAGCTCCTGGCGCCCAGGATGCCGCTCCTGCTGGACAGGCTGCTGCTCCAGCTTCCGCTGTTGCTACCCCTGCCGTTGGTGCTGCGCCTGTGGCTGCTCCTGCTGCCGGCATCTCCCCTGCAGCTGCCTCTACCATCGCTTCTGCAGCTGCGCCCGCAGCTGTTCCTGCTGCTGGTACATCTGCAGCTGCTCCGACCGCAGGTGCAACACCAGGTGTTGCTCCTGTAGCGGCTCAAACACCTGCTCCTGCAGTTGCCTCTGCTGTGCCTAATGCTGGTGCACCTGCAGCACCTAACCCAGCAGTTCCCCAAGTAGGACAGGCTGCTGCGGCTGTTCAGCAGCCTGCTGCACCAATTGCAGCTCAGCAACCTGTCGCCGCGCAACAGCCAGTTGCAAATGAAACCATCCAAGTAATCAATCAAACAGTTTCACTTGCGTCTAACACAACAGGCTTTGTACCATCTGTGGCAAACGTGAGCCAACCAAACCAGACCATCATGGCTGGAGCATTTACTGCGGGAAATACGACCTCGAACGAGACCATTGCTACAG GTAATATCACCTCATTAAATCAGTCTCAACCATGGATAGAGCCACTTTCACAGAATTCAACACTGTCACAAAACACGTCATTGTCAGAGAATTCTTCATTATCAAAAAATTTGACGCAATCATCAGCACTCGCACAAAATCAAACTAGTCCACAATTACAAAATACATCATCACCAAACGCATTGGCCATATCAGCGCTTCTGAAAGACAAAGCATCCACAGAGGAAACACTTGAATCGCCGAATGCTTCACCACTGTCACCATTCCACTTATCAGAAGAAGAGGTAACTTCACAACACAAACTTCATCTTGTCAACTCGGATAAGTCGAGTAAAATGCAAGGAAATTTTAGCCCTAATGCTGCAAGTGTTACTTTGTCTGGTCCAGGTACTTTAGATCTGACGTCTACTGGACAGTCCTTTACTCAGGATGTCACTGTAGACCCACAACAGGCGGATTCAGAGAATGCCGCTGATTACCCATGGACGTGTTGCAAGAAACAGCCGAGACCAGAAGGTTGCAAGAAGTGCCCTGATATGCCAAAGGCTCCACCAT TGACCCACATTTTCGGCGTTTATTGCAATGACTTGTACAAAGACTGTGCCTATGGATACTCAAACTGCAACGACACCTGGTGGCAGATCAATTGTCCCAAGAGATGCAACCTTTGCAAAA CCGAGGATGCGCAGAGCCGCACTGAAGCCACTCAGACCAAAGAGATTTATCCGTCTGAGGTGAACGATCTTAAGGAGAACGCCACCCTGGAGTCGGATCTGGTTGCACCAGCCCCCGGAGTCAAGCCCCTTGTGGCCAAATACACTCTCAGAGTGAAGCCTAAGCTACTTAACGGCGTGCCACAGACACAAGAGATCCGCATCATGCCTCCAAACAAGGCTGGGGTCGAAGGATACGTAAAACCACTTATGGTGCTGAAGCAAAATATAACTAAGCCTATGATTGAGAATATTGAGATCGACATCCCACCAAAGGGTGCCAAATTTAGTTCCAAGCCAAGCGTGGAGGTCATTGAAGGAGATCATACAGAGATGTTACAAGTGAGCAAGGGACAGGCCATAGTAGAGGATCCCGTGCAGAAGTCTCAGACGGAGCCTGAAG GGTCAAAGCCCGAAAAAGAGGCAACTGATGTAACTGCAAGCAACCAGACTGAATCCTCCCCAGTAACACAAGAAGCTTCAAACAACGCCACCCAAGATCAAACAAACTCAGAGAGTCAGTCTCCATTAGACAACCAAGCTGCAACATCGGCTGACCAGGCAGACCAAGTCCAAGCCACCACAACAGCCCAAGCCACCGCTGCAGCTCCTGAAGCTGCTACTGCTAGCACATCAACCCAAACCGATGCCACCAGCGCTGCAACTACTCAGCCCGATACATCAGCTGCTCAAGCTGCTGCCTATACCAGTA CCCAAACTTGTACTGATGATGGTAGATGTGCACCATACACCGCTGATCGTTGTGCAGATCCGTGGCTGAGAGAAAACTGCAAGAGCTTGTGCAAACTATGTTAA
- the LOC131775618 gene encoding neurofilament heavy polypeptide isoform X2, whose amino-acid sequence MKLTATRYGVKALFILFFCAVQHGLLEAKAIKKSKHAVHKSGSKKYNAPKGEFCVNHSYCSKYSDLDCASEWVQLNCPRMCRLCEYEGPELMKLPAVLYYKKGDKKHGISGSKHKNKHSAKHIDKRDDGDRRDVVFLRHPNDYSPTKQPDVVPTTSYKLFDYQSNYRKWLFLYPDEHPVHMQYVDEGKAADPYQQNTAQQTAPGAQDAAPAGQAAAPASAVATPAVGAAPVAAPAAGISPAAASTIASAAAPAAVPAAGTSAAAPTAGATPGVAPVAAQTPAPAVASAVPNAGAPAAPNPAVPQVGQAAAAVQQPAAPIAAQQPVAAQQPVANETIQVINQTVSLASNTTGFVPSVANVSQPNQTIMAGAFTAGNTTSNETIATGTLDLTSTGQSFTQDVTVDPQQADSENAADYPWTCCKKQPRPEGCKKCPDMPKAPPLTHIFGVYCNDLYKDCAYGYSNCNDTWWQINCPKRCNLCKTEDAQSRTEATQTKEIYPSEVNDLKENATLESDLVAPAPGVKPLVAKYTLRVKPKLLNGVPQTQEIRIMPPNKAGVEGYVKPLMVLKQNITKPMIENIEIDIPPKGAKFSSKPSVEVIEGDHTEMLQVSKGQAIVEDPVQKSQTEPEGSKPEKEATDVTASNQTESSPVTQEASNNATQDQTNSESQSPLDNQAATSADQADQVQATTTAQATAAAPEAATASTSTQTDATSAATTQPDTSAAQAAAYTSTQTCTDDGRCAPYTADRCADPWLRENCKSLCKLC is encoded by the exons ATGAAGTTGACGGCGACAAGATATGGCGTAAAGGCACTGTTCATATTATTCTTTTGTGCTGTACAGCATGGACTCTTGGAGGCTAAAG CCATCAagaaatcaaaacatgccgTTCACAAAAGTGGAAGCAAGAAATACAATG cCCCAAAGGGTGAATTTTGTGTCAACCATTCCTACTGCTCCAAATACAGCGATCTTGATTGCGCTTCAGAATGGGTTCAGCTGAACTGCCCCAGAATGTGCAGACTCTGTGAATATGAAG GACCTGAATTAATGAAGCTTCCTGCCGTCTTGTATTACAAGAAAGGAGACAAAAAGCATGGAATAAGTGGATCGAAACACAAGAATAAACACTCTGCCAAACACATAGACAAACGAGATGATGGCGATAGACGCGATGTCGTTTTCCTTAGACATCCAAATGACTATTCACCAACCAAACAGCCCGACGTTGTCCCGACAACCAGCTACAAGCTTTTTGACTACCAGAGCAACTACAGGAAATGGTTATTTCTTTACCCGGACGAGCATCCTGTTCATATGCAGTACGTTGACGAGGGAAAAGCTGCCGACCCTTATCAGCAAAACACGGCTCAGCAGACAGCTCCTGGCGCCCAGGATGCCGCTCCTGCTGGACAGGCTGCTGCTCCAGCTTCCGCTGTTGCTACCCCTGCCGTTGGTGCTGCGCCTGTGGCTGCTCCTGCTGCCGGCATCTCCCCTGCAGCTGCCTCTACCATCGCTTCTGCAGCTGCGCCCGCAGCTGTTCCTGCTGCTGGTACATCTGCAGCTGCTCCGACCGCAGGTGCAACACCAGGTGTTGCTCCTGTAGCGGCTCAAACACCTGCTCCTGCAGTTGCCTCTGCTGTGCCTAATGCTGGTGCACCTGCAGCACCTAACCCAGCAGTTCCCCAAGTAGGACAGGCTGCTGCGGCTGTTCAGCAGCCTGCTGCACCAATTGCAGCTCAGCAACCTGTCGCCGCGCAACAGCCAGTTGCAAATGAAACCATCCAAGTAATCAATCAAACAGTTTCACTTGCGTCTAACACAACAGGCTTTGTACCATCTGTGGCAAACGTGAGCCAACCAAACCAGACCATCATGGCTGGAGCATTTACTGCGGGAAATACGACCTCGAACGAGACCATTGCTACAG GTACTTTAGATCTGACGTCTACTGGACAGTCCTTTACTCAGGATGTCACTGTAGACCCACAACAGGCGGATTCAGAGAATGCCGCTGATTACCCATGGACGTGTTGCAAGAAACAGCCGAGACCAGAAGGTTGCAAGAAGTGCCCTGATATGCCAAAGGCTCCACCAT TGACCCACATTTTCGGCGTTTATTGCAATGACTTGTACAAAGACTGTGCCTATGGATACTCAAACTGCAACGACACCTGGTGGCAGATCAATTGTCCCAAGAGATGCAACCTTTGCAAAA CCGAGGATGCGCAGAGCCGCACTGAAGCCACTCAGACCAAAGAGATTTATCCGTCTGAGGTGAACGATCTTAAGGAGAACGCCACCCTGGAGTCGGATCTGGTTGCACCAGCCCCCGGAGTCAAGCCCCTTGTGGCCAAATACACTCTCAGAGTGAAGCCTAAGCTACTTAACGGCGTGCCACAGACACAAGAGATCCGCATCATGCCTCCAAACAAGGCTGGGGTCGAAGGATACGTAAAACCACTTATGGTGCTGAAGCAAAATATAACTAAGCCTATGATTGAGAATATTGAGATCGACATCCCACCAAAGGGTGCCAAATTTAGTTCCAAGCCAAGCGTGGAGGTCATTGAAGGAGATCATACAGAGATGTTACAAGTGAGCAAGGGACAGGCCATAGTAGAGGATCCCGTGCAGAAGTCTCAGACGGAGCCTGAAG GGTCAAAGCCCGAAAAAGAGGCAACTGATGTAACTGCAAGCAACCAGACTGAATCCTCCCCAGTAACACAAGAAGCTTCAAACAACGCCACCCAAGATCAAACAAACTCAGAGAGTCAGTCTCCATTAGACAACCAAGCTGCAACATCGGCTGACCAGGCAGACCAAGTCCAAGCCACCACAACAGCCCAAGCCACCGCTGCAGCTCCTGAAGCTGCTACTGCTAGCACATCAACCCAAACCGATGCCACCAGCGCTGCAACTACTCAGCCCGATACATCAGCTGCTCAAGCTGCTGCCTATACCAGTA CCCAAACTTGTACTGATGATGGTAGATGTGCACCATACACCGCTGATCGTTGTGCAGATCCGTGGCTGAGAGAAAACTGCAAGAGCTTGTGCAAACTATGTTAA